The Tepidibacter aestuarii genome contains a region encoding:
- a CDS encoding choline/carnitine O-acyltransferase, translating into MKDFIKYNVPIKNIDDLPSYPIPILKDTLDRFLGWVEPLVSSVEFEKAKKTVEEFLITGDSKKLEEKIQELGNREEDSWIYDYWVKSHLLVRAPLTPHTNVPIIYENQKLLKFEVLERIAILMHSAAVVYKDFKENGAGEYWIKNKRYSSDEFHGLLASINDIKEGMDEYYINDECSECIVFSYKNHLYNVQVIRDKNVVSVGEIVNTLKNIVSNTMESLVPNANYVTVGVDRDEAGKVLGEILINDKNQKEYQKIKDAILVMNYDDIEINGVYEELDNASYNREDVNRWHGKGFQFSCTKNGVFSFIADHCFVDGGTEVYFINKLKKYIEETTFSFEELTSNNIAEEITFDLSEDIKEALLDLKEGFDKCMDSFEARYVDFDGLSREVLKEKGILSGDGFIHLAFQVAQYMTYESIKNTYISVDARRFFRGRTESNRPVSKESVSFAKEFLKKEKSKTELYQMMKEALDEHHRRVKLCQSGQGVNRYLYVLESVYKDYGKEMGIVEKPDLFNTEAFKVIGDNHLSTTSFGHPDMKYLYFPPVQEQGFGIYYYVGPKSFMIITAYKEDLETMNKMIANLQECINGMLELNE; encoded by the coding sequence ATGAAAGATTTTATAAAGTATAATGTTCCAATTAAAAATATTGATGATTTACCATCATATCCAATACCTATATTAAAAGATACATTAGATAGGTTCTTAGGATGGGTTGAACCTCTTGTGTCTTCAGTAGAGTTTGAAAAAGCTAAAAAAACTGTAGAAGAGTTCCTAATCACAGGAGATTCTAAAAAATTGGAAGAAAAAATACAAGAACTAGGTAATAGAGAAGAAGATAGTTGGATTTATGATTACTGGGTTAAATCCCACTTATTAGTGAGAGCTCCTCTTACACCTCATACTAATGTTCCTATTATATATGAAAATCAAAAACTTCTAAAGTTTGAAGTTCTTGAGAGAATAGCTATACTTATGCATTCTGCTGCTGTTGTATATAAAGATTTCAAGGAAAATGGTGCAGGAGAATATTGGATTAAGAATAAACGTTATTCATCAGATGAATTTCATGGATTGTTAGCATCAATCAATGATATAAAAGAAGGAATGGATGAATACTATATCAATGATGAATGTTCAGAGTGTATAGTATTTTCTTATAAGAATCATCTTTATAATGTTCAGGTAATTAGGGATAAAAATGTCGTTTCTGTTGGTGAAATTGTAAATACCCTTAAAAATATTGTATCAAACACGATGGAATCACTTGTACCAAATGCTAATTATGTAACTGTTGGTGTGGATAGAGATGAAGCAGGAAAAGTACTTGGAGAGATTTTGATAAATGATAAAAATCAAAAGGAATATCAAAAAATTAAAGATGCTATTCTAGTTATGAATTATGATGATATAGAAATTAATGGTGTATATGAAGAACTGGATAATGCTTCTTATAATAGAGAGGATGTAAACCGATGGCATGGAAAAGGATTTCAGTTTTCTTGCACAAAGAATGGTGTTTTCTCTTTTATTGCAGATCATTGTTTTGTAGATGGTGGAACAGAAGTTTATTTTATTAACAAACTAAAGAAATATATTGAGGAAACTACATTTTCATTTGAAGAATTAACTTCAAATAATATAGCAGAAGAGATAACTTTTGATCTTTCAGAGGATATTAAAGAAGCCCTTTTAGATTTAAAAGAAGGGTTTGATAAGTGTATGGATAGTTTTGAAGCTAGATATGTTGATTTTGATGGATTATCTAGGGAAGTTCTGAAAGAAAAAGGAATTCTTTCTGGAGATGGATTCATTCATCTTGCATTTCAAGTAGCGCAATATATGACTTATGAAAGTATTAAGAACACATATATATCAGTAGATGCTAGAAGATTCTTTAGAGGAAGAACTGAGAGCAATAGGCCTGTATCAAAAGAGAGCGTTAGTTTTGCAAAAGAGTTTCTAAAAAAAGAAAAATCAAAAACAGAGCTTTATCAAATGATGAAAGAAGCATTGGATGAACATCATAGACGTGTTAAGTTATGTCAGTCTGGACAAGGAGTAAATAGATACTTATATGTACTAGAATCAGTATATAAAGATTACGGTAAAGAAATGGGAATCGTTGAAAAACCAGATCTGTTTAATACAGAAGCTTTTAAAGTTATAGGTGACAATCATTTATCAACAACATCTTTTGGTCACCCAGATATGAAATATCTTTATTTCCCTCCTGTTCAGGAGCAAGGATTTGGTATTTACTATTATGTAGGCCCTAAATCATTTATGATTATAACAGCCTATAAAGAAGATTTAGAAACAATGAATAAAATGATAGCAAATCTTCAAGAATGCATTAACGGAATGTTAGAATTGAATGAATAA